A stretch of Synechococcus sp. WH 8020 DNA encodes these proteins:
- the selD gene encoding selenide, water dikinase SelD produces MTGHLVLAGGGHSHALLLRKWVMNPGSRPKTFITLVSRHSTALYSGMVPGLVAGHYQREELEIDLRQLTDQAEVALIVAEIKGLDPLKHQLWLADRPPIRYDQLSLNVGCITNNLGPIQRDTLAIKPLEQALTAIDEADASPLTAPVRVLGSGLAAIELSLALRHRWPSRTVSLQARTNAIHRRFQKGLALAGVSVQPASTPEGRTKPSSQGKESLDLNCTGSCAPTWLKDSGLPVDERGRVRTEATLEVLGHSGHFAAGDCAVIDADPRPASGVWAVRAADPLSRNLKASCNNRPLRPWRSQRQAMQLVGGFSRNGKPTAWALWGPICLGPHALLWTWKEQIDRRFMSRLRGAKMAEGNHDAQGTMLCRGCAAKLPADDLEAALEDAGFAKLGQAPEDAASIPETQSTAGDSVLQSVDGFPALISDPWLNARLTALHACSDLWACGAKARSAQAVVTLPLAAPSLQRLLLSQTLAGLRSALEDQGAELIGGHTLETRSHTEGTLSLGVQVALNVQGSAQGPIWSKRGMQAGDQLLLSGALGMGVLFAAAMKGAVRPGDLDRALAQMNQSQHRRVELLRSLEEEHPGQLHAATDITGFGLLGHLGEMLGTPSVNNPPLRVQLEVEALPALKGAIELLEKGHTSSMAPANRRAWSLVHPQQEANRLKPITLHLGAIAKGSPRHKAALELLVDPQTCGPLLIAVTPELANAILSKNGSENWWAIGTILT; encoded by the coding sequence ATGACAGGCCATCTGGTGCTGGCCGGAGGAGGGCACAGCCACGCCTTGCTCCTGAGGAAATGGGTCATGAACCCTGGCAGCAGACCAAAAACCTTCATCACCCTGGTCAGTCGCCATAGCACCGCCCTTTATTCGGGAATGGTTCCAGGACTCGTGGCAGGCCATTACCAGCGCGAAGAACTGGAGATCGATCTGCGACAGCTGACGGATCAGGCCGAAGTTGCCCTCATCGTCGCGGAGATCAAGGGGCTTGATCCGCTCAAACACCAACTCTGGTTAGCTGACCGCCCACCAATCAGGTACGACCAGCTCAGCCTCAACGTGGGCTGCATCACCAACAACCTTGGCCCAATCCAACGAGACACCCTCGCGATTAAACCGCTGGAACAGGCCCTCACCGCGATCGATGAGGCCGACGCGAGTCCACTGACCGCCCCCGTACGGGTTTTGGGTTCAGGCCTAGCGGCCATCGAACTCAGCCTTGCCTTACGCCATCGCTGGCCTAGCCGAACGGTGAGCCTCCAAGCACGAACGAACGCCATTCACCGACGATTTCAAAAAGGCTTAGCGCTTGCAGGGGTATCGGTGCAACCAGCCTCTACCCCTGAGGGGAGGACCAAACCCTCCTCCCAAGGGAAGGAAAGCCTCGATCTGAACTGCACTGGTAGCTGTGCACCCACCTGGCTGAAAGACAGCGGCTTACCAGTGGATGAGCGAGGCAGAGTGCGAACAGAAGCCACTCTGGAAGTGCTTGGCCATTCAGGCCATTTCGCGGCAGGAGACTGCGCTGTGATCGACGCCGATCCACGGCCCGCTTCCGGCGTCTGGGCCGTACGAGCCGCTGATCCCTTGTCACGCAACCTCAAGGCCAGCTGCAACAACAGGCCATTACGTCCCTGGCGCTCCCAAAGGCAGGCCATGCAGTTGGTTGGCGGTTTTAGCCGCAACGGGAAGCCCACGGCGTGGGCCCTTTGGGGGCCGATCTGCCTAGGCCCCCACGCCTTGTTGTGGACATGGAAAGAGCAGATTGACCGCCGGTTTATGTCCCGATTGCGAGGGGCAAAGATGGCTGAAGGAAATCACGATGCCCAAGGCACCATGCTTTGCCGGGGCTGTGCCGCAAAATTACCCGCAGACGATCTAGAAGCGGCTCTCGAGGACGCCGGATTCGCCAAGCTTGGCCAAGCACCAGAGGATGCCGCATCCATACCAGAGACCCAAAGCACAGCTGGCGATTCCGTTTTGCAAAGCGTGGATGGCTTTCCAGCCCTGATCAGCGATCCATGGCTTAATGCTCGGCTCACTGCTCTGCACGCCTGTTCCGACCTCTGGGCATGTGGCGCAAAAGCGCGCTCAGCCCAGGCCGTGGTCACTCTGCCGCTGGCGGCTCCATCGTTGCAACGACTGTTGCTCAGCCAAACTCTTGCCGGCCTGAGATCGGCACTTGAAGACCAGGGCGCGGAGCTGATCGGCGGCCATACCCTGGAAACACGCAGCCATACCGAGGGAACCTTGAGCCTGGGGGTGCAGGTGGCCTTGAACGTGCAGGGCTCAGCGCAAGGTCCGATTTGGAGCAAGCGCGGAATGCAAGCCGGCGACCAGTTGTTGCTCAGCGGTGCACTGGGTATGGGCGTGCTCTTCGCTGCGGCGATGAAAGGAGCCGTGCGGCCAGGTGACCTCGACCGGGCACTGGCACAAATGAATCAAAGTCAACATCGGCGCGTGGAACTACTGAGGAGTCTTGAGGAAGAGCACCCTGGCCAACTCCATGCCGCTACCGACATCACTGGATTTGGGCTATTAGGCCACCTAGGCGAAATGCTCGGGACTCCTTCCGTCAACAATCCACCATTAAGAGTGCAGCTCGAAGTAGAAGCACTTCCTGCTCTAAAGGGGGCCATTGAGCTGCTCGAAAAGGGCCATACCAGCAGCATGGCGCCAGCCAACCGCCGCGCCTGGTCATTAGTTCACCCCCAGCAAGAGGCAAACCGCCTTAAGCCCATAACCCTGCATCTCGGTGCAATCGCCAAGGGGAGCCCCAGGCACAAGGCAGCTCTGGAACTACTCGTAGACCCACAAACCTGCGGCCCCTTACTGATCGCCGTTACTCCAGAATTGGCCAACGCCATTTTATCAAAAAACGGATCAGAGAATTGGTGGGCAATTGGAACCATACTCACTTAA
- a CDS encoding O-antigen ligase family protein, with protein MNRISLSSPWLDVLLPLSILGLAFERNADPLWMILILTLWCVLKFVNKLSEQPIYGVLIGVLMVSLGAIVHPLSTSSSSDLILVLMAFAAGLQQTNKYWQVALFMLLAGVIVAIPFVEFGKTFNGNLGFIPFSSVQEVLPQYAVRIQKITINRSGYLFGLMALAGCGLWRFSRHGIMSWLAGIGGAISFVLAFATGSRAAFVLPVVAVIFAECCWRWRVRVTRSSGQLAGAVLAIAMTLNLLLYLPMSPLAYRNTSDAARADVAQCFVKQSLGRWPEVVVGAGFDRRSDNCFEITEKNPKSLYQKGIPHAHNAFLQVLGDQGLITLLLMIVSFWLVLRRLFDALQWDDWGIAWTGLACVFFILFSGIIESTLIKTSLQQVVTGYLLSTAWMSPSGDEKQRSIKCES; from the coding sequence ATGAATCGCATCAGTCTGAGCTCTCCATGGCTGGATGTGTTGCTGCCTCTTTCGATCCTTGGTCTTGCCTTTGAGCGTAATGCTGATCCACTTTGGATGATATTAATATTAACGCTTTGGTGTGTTCTGAAGTTTGTTAATAAATTGTCTGAGCAGCCAATTTATGGAGTTTTGATAGGGGTTCTCATGGTTAGTCTCGGGGCGATCGTGCACCCCTTAAGCACTTCCTCTTCTTCAGATTTGATCCTAGTGCTGATGGCGTTTGCTGCCGGACTTCAGCAAACAAACAAGTATTGGCAGGTCGCACTATTTATGCTATTGGCAGGAGTCATTGTTGCGATTCCTTTTGTGGAATTTGGCAAGACGTTTAACGGGAATCTTGGCTTCATTCCTTTCTCTTCTGTCCAGGAAGTGTTGCCTCAGTATGCTGTTCGTATTCAGAAAATTACCATTAATCGTTCTGGTTATCTCTTTGGATTAATGGCGTTGGCTGGGTGCGGATTGTGGAGGTTTTCGCGTCATGGGATCATGTCCTGGTTGGCTGGAATTGGTGGGGCTATCAGTTTCGTTTTGGCCTTTGCTACGGGATCGCGTGCAGCGTTCGTTCTTCCAGTTGTTGCAGTCATCTTTGCTGAATGTTGTTGGCGCTGGAGGGTGAGAGTGACAAGGAGTTCAGGGCAATTGGCTGGTGCAGTGCTTGCAATTGCTATGACTTTAAATTTGTTACTTTACCTGCCGATGAGTCCTCTGGCTTATCGAAATACTAGTGATGCTGCCCGTGCTGATGTGGCTCAATGTTTTGTAAAACAGAGTTTGGGCCGATGGCCAGAAGTAGTTGTAGGCGCGGGGTTTGATAGGCGTTCTGACAATTGCTTTGAGATTACAGAAAAAAATCCAAAATCTCTGTATCAAAAGGGAATCCCGCATGCACATAATGCGTTTCTGCAAGTATTGGGAGATCAAGGGCTCATCACTCTTCTGCTGATGATTGTTTCGTTTTGGCTAGTGCTTCGGCGATTGTTTGATGCTCTTCAGTGGGATGATTGGGGCATTGCTTGGACCGGCTTGGCCTGTGTGTTTTTTATTTTATTTTCCGGAATTATTGAGTCTACGTTGATTAAGACGTCACTTCAGCAGGTGGTGACTGGATATCTTCTTTCTACGGCTTGGATGAGTCCTTCTGGTGATGAGAAGCAGAGGTCCATTAAGTGCGAGTCATGA